In one Stenotrophomonas maltophilia genomic region, the following are encoded:
- a CDS encoding MFS transporter yields the protein MVNARTSQPPAPAAGAWSPLKIRMFRSIWLAILASNIGTWVNDVAAAWVMAERTGSPLMVALVQSATTVPIVLLALAAGTLADIVDRRTYLLATQGWMLAVAALMAVLTSLGMLTPQLLVLLTFCMGCGAAMAMPAQAAIVSELVPQSMLPSAVALNSIGINIARSIGPAVGGLIVAQLGAVWAFGFNAITFAAMLFVVWGWKRDPKASSLPPEGFGAGLKAGLRYASRAGRLQAVLIKSVGFFFFAAAMNALLPVVVRGQMHGGAGQYGMLLGCIGIGAVAGALLLPRLRAQLDRDLLVLLATLALALSLVGLALTRSWYLLPVVMLVNGFAWITVLSSLQIAAQTAVPAWVRARALALYIMVFSAGMAAGGLCWGALAQRTSPELALLVAAAGAVIGGLLVWRVRIAGTEDLNLRPAGHWPAPELSVPVSNDRGPVLVTIEYRIEAADRASFQAQMRALGTIRRRDGAVVWGVVEDVASPGIHLEYFVTPSWLEHLRQHERITADDKAIQEVLRALHRGERAPVVRHFVGGHDPLPTAVPHHHSDI from the coding sequence ATGGTGAATGCACGCACATCGCAACCTCCCGCACCGGCCGCAGGTGCCTGGTCCCCGCTGAAGATCCGCATGTTCCGCTCGATCTGGCTGGCGATCCTGGCCAGCAACATCGGTACGTGGGTCAATGACGTGGCCGCGGCCTGGGTGATGGCCGAACGCACAGGATCACCGTTGATGGTGGCCCTGGTGCAGTCAGCCACAACCGTACCGATCGTGCTGCTGGCACTGGCCGCAGGAACCCTGGCCGACATCGTCGATCGCCGCACGTACCTGCTGGCCACCCAGGGATGGATGCTGGCAGTGGCGGCCTTGATGGCGGTGCTGACCTCGCTCGGCATGCTGACGCCGCAGCTGCTGGTGCTGCTCACGTTCTGCATGGGATGTGGCGCGGCGATGGCGATGCCGGCGCAGGCAGCGATCGTCTCCGAGCTGGTTCCGCAGTCGATGCTGCCGTCGGCAGTGGCGCTGAATTCGATCGGCATCAACATCGCCCGTTCGATCGGGCCTGCTGTCGGTGGCCTGATCGTCGCCCAGCTGGGAGCCGTGTGGGCCTTTGGCTTCAATGCCATCACCTTCGCTGCGATGCTGTTCGTGGTCTGGGGCTGGAAGCGTGACCCGAAGGCATCGAGCCTGCCGCCGGAAGGCTTCGGTGCCGGACTGAAGGCCGGACTGCGCTATGCCAGCCGCGCCGGGCGTCTGCAGGCGGTGCTGATCAAATCGGTCGGCTTTTTCTTCTTCGCTGCGGCCATGAACGCATTGTTGCCGGTGGTGGTGCGAGGGCAGATGCATGGCGGTGCAGGGCAGTACGGCATGCTGCTGGGCTGCATCGGCATCGGCGCGGTTGCCGGGGCGCTGCTGCTGCCTAGATTGCGCGCACAGCTGGACCGCGATCTGCTGGTGTTGCTGGCGACGCTGGCGCTGGCACTGAGCTTGGTTGGACTGGCGCTGACCCGCAGCTGGTACCTGCTGCCGGTGGTGATGCTGGTGAACGGTTTTGCCTGGATCACGGTGCTGTCCTCGTTGCAGATCGCCGCACAGACGGCGGTTCCGGCGTGGGTGAGGGCACGAGCGCTGGCGCTGTACATCATGGTGTTCTCGGCAGGCATGGCCGCCGGCGGCCTATGCTGGGGCGCGCTGGCGCAGCGAACATCGCCGGAACTGGCGCTGCTGGTTGCGGCAGCAGGCGCGGTCATCGGCGGGCTGCTGGTGTGGAGGGTGCGAATCGCTGGCACCGAAGATCTCAACCTGCGCCCTGCGGGTCATTGGCCGGCGCCGGAACTGTCGGTGCCGGTCTCCAACGATCGCGGGCCGGTGCTGGTGACGATCGAATACCGCATCGAGGCCGCCGACCGTGCATCGTTCCAGGCGCAGATGCGCGCGCTGGGCACGATCCGGCGCCGTGACGGTGCGGTGGTGTGGGGCGTGGTTGAAGATGTGGCCAGCCCGGGCATCCATCTGGAGTATTTCGTGACCCCGTCCTGGCTGGAGCACCTGCGCCAGCACGAACGCATCACGGCCGACGACAAGGCGATCCAGGAAGTGCTGCGTGCCCTGCACCGTGGTGAACGCGCGCCGGTGGTACGTCATTTCGTCGGCGGGCATGACCCGTTGCCCACGGCGGTACCGCACCATCACAGCGATATCTGA
- a CDS encoding alginate export family protein has translation MLVLRILSLALLAAPSLALACEGGYCSDAADGTLQWDASMRLRGMYYDPTRFGIGGGEDGYGLLRALASATYGERDWKAMLQLGVHGERGRAGGPGRTDRGALDVQQAYWRWQRGGLHVQLGRQEAGHGSSRLLSVRDGPNIRLAFDGARVGWQGGLGVLELMALRPVENRPGAFDDRGERGSHLWGAYATTAPGQGPGQWDLYLLDYRREDARFAAGAGIERRQTLGARWFGQAGSLDWNSELVVQGGELRTTSEQLDIRAWTLATDTGWRWPQLPLQPRLGLKADIASGDGRPNDARLGTFNALFPKSAYFSEASLLAPANLMDVQPTLTLRLHESVTTELGMQMAWKHRRADAVYTTPAPLVALPGSAGGARRIGRQYKSETRWQASAHWQWQLQLAWVDAGPALTQAGGQDTLFASIVGAWQW, from the coding sequence ATGCTCGTGCTTCGCATTCTGAGCCTCGCCCTGCTGGCCGCGCCGTCCCTTGCGCTCGCCTGCGAGGGGGGCTACTGCAGCGATGCCGCTGATGGCACGTTGCAGTGGGATGCCTCGATGCGTCTGCGCGGCATGTACTACGACCCGACCCGCTTCGGTATCGGCGGCGGCGAGGATGGCTACGGCCTGCTTCGCGCATTGGCGTCGGCCACCTACGGTGAACGCGACTGGAAGGCGATGCTGCAGCTGGGCGTGCACGGCGAGCGTGGGAGGGCCGGTGGACCTGGCAGGACCGATCGGGGTGCGCTGGACGTGCAGCAGGCGTACTGGCGCTGGCAGCGCGGCGGCCTGCATGTGCAGCTCGGGCGGCAGGAGGCGGGCCATGGCAGCTCGCGCCTGCTGTCGGTGCGCGACGGGCCGAATATCCGCCTGGCCTTCGATGGTGCCAGGGTCGGATGGCAGGGCGGACTGGGCGTGCTGGAACTGATGGCACTGCGTCCGGTGGAGAACCGGCCGGGTGCGTTCGATGACCGTGGCGAACGCGGTTCGCATCTGTGGGGTGCCTATGCAACCACGGCGCCAGGCCAGGGTCCGGGCCAGTGGGACCTCTATCTGCTGGACTATCGCCGGGAGGACGCCCGCTTCGCGGCAGGCGCCGGCATCGAGCGCCGGCAGACTCTCGGGGCGCGCTGGTTCGGCCAGGCCGGATCGTTGGACTGGAACAGCGAGCTGGTCGTGCAGGGCGGTGAGCTGCGGACCACCAGCGAGCAGCTTGATATCCGCGCGTGGACGCTGGCCACCGATACCGGTTGGCGTTGGCCGCAACTGCCCTTGCAGCCACGGCTGGGACTGAAGGCCGACATCGCCAGTGGTGATGGCCGCCCGAACGACGCCCGGCTGGGCACCTTCAATGCCCTGTTCCCGAAATCGGCCTACTTCAGCGAAGCCAGCCTGCTGGCGCCGGCGAACCTGATGGACGTGCAGCCAACCCTCACACTGCGGTTGCACGAATCCGTCACCACTGAACTGGGCATGCAGATGGCCTGGAAGCACCGCCGCGCCGATGCGGTGTACACCACGCCCGCACCGCTGGTGGCGTTGCCCGGCAGCGCAGGCGGCGCGCGCAGGATCGGCCGCCAGTACAAATCCGAAACCCGCTGGCAGGCCAGTGCACACTGGCAGTGGCAGCTGCAGCTGGCCTGGGTCGATGCCGGTCCTGCGCTGACGCAGGCCGGTGGCCAGGACACGTTGTTCGCCTCGATCGTTGGAGCATGGCAATGGTGA
- a CDS encoding amidohydrolase produces MHTLVIRNARITTLDPHRPHAQALAVQEGRIIAVGSDEEIMRGWGAEATLIDAQGRRLVPGLNDSHTHLIRGGLNYNLELRWDGLRSLADAMAMLKAQVDRTPAPQWVRVVGGFTAAQFHEKRLPTLQELNQIAPDTPVFLLHLYDRALLNGAALRACGYTRETPDPPGGQIVRDSLGNPTGLLLAKPNALILYATLAKGPRLPVEYQANSTRHFMRELNRLGITSVIDAGGGFQNYPEDYQVIEQLHRDDQLTVRIAYNLFTQNKGKEVDDFRGWSEILQPRQGDDLLRHNGAGEMLVFSAADFELFSEPRPELPPELEPELHDVVKLLVQKRWPFRIHATYDESIGRILDVYEQVNREVPFDGLHWFIDHAETITPRNIERIRALGGGIAVQHRMAYQGEAFVERYGVQAARHTPPVKRMLAEGVPVGAGTDATRVASYNPWVALSWLVTGRTVGGLALYGEENLLEREQALRLWTQGSAWFSGDEAVKGTLREGQLADFILLSADFFRVEDARIADITSVLTVVGGRIVHAGEDYAGLAPQLPPAMPDWSPVNRFGGYHVGGASTGLAMAHHHHHGAACRTHGAHDHAARHAAPSNDLTAFWGAMGCSCFAF; encoded by the coding sequence ATGCACACACTGGTCATCCGCAACGCCCGCATCACCACGCTCGATCCACACCGTCCGCATGCACAGGCGCTGGCCGTACAGGAAGGGCGCATCATCGCCGTAGGCAGCGATGAAGAGATCATGCGTGGTTGGGGAGCCGAAGCCACGCTCATCGACGCACAGGGCAGGCGACTGGTGCCCGGCCTCAACGACAGTCACACCCACCTCATCCGTGGTGGCCTGAACTACAACCTGGAGCTGCGCTGGGACGGGCTGCGTTCGCTGGCCGATGCAATGGCCATGCTCAAGGCACAGGTCGATCGCACCCCGGCGCCGCAATGGGTGCGCGTGGTGGGGGGCTTCACCGCCGCCCAGTTCCACGAGAAGCGCCTGCCGACCCTGCAGGAGCTCAACCAGATCGCACCGGATACGCCGGTGTTCCTGCTGCACCTGTATGACCGCGCGCTGCTCAACGGGGCGGCGCTGCGTGCATGCGGCTACACCCGCGAAACGCCGGACCCGCCCGGTGGCCAGATCGTGCGCGATTCGCTGGGCAACCCCACCGGCCTGCTGCTGGCCAAGCCCAATGCGTTGATTCTGTATGCGACGCTGGCCAAGGGGCCACGCCTGCCGGTCGAATACCAGGCCAACTCCACCCGTCACTTCATGCGCGAGTTGAACCGGCTCGGCATCACCTCGGTGATCGATGCCGGGGGAGGCTTCCAGAACTATCCCGAGGACTACCAGGTCATCGAGCAGCTGCACCGCGACGACCAGCTGACCGTGCGTATCGCCTACAACCTGTTCACGCAGAACAAAGGCAAGGAAGTGGATGACTTCCGTGGCTGGAGTGAGATCCTGCAGCCCCGCCAGGGCGATGATCTGCTGCGCCACAACGGCGCCGGCGAGATGCTGGTGTTCTCGGCAGCGGACTTCGAGCTGTTCAGCGAACCACGCCCCGAGCTGCCGCCGGAACTGGAGCCGGAGCTGCATGATGTGGTGAAGCTGCTGGTGCAGAAGCGCTGGCCGTTCCGCATCCACGCGACCTATGACGAGAGCATCGGCCGCATCCTCGATGTCTATGAGCAGGTCAACCGCGAAGTACCGTTCGATGGACTGCACTGGTTCATCGATCACGCCGAGACCATCACCCCGCGCAACATCGAGCGGATCCGGGCACTGGGTGGAGGCATTGCGGTACAGCACCGCATGGCCTACCAGGGCGAAGCGTTCGTCGAACGCTATGGCGTGCAGGCGGCACGGCACACGCCGCCGGTGAAGCGCATGCTGGCCGAAGGCGTGCCGGTCGGCGCCGGCACCGACGCCACCCGCGTGGCCAGCTACAACCCCTGGGTCGCGCTGTCGTGGCTGGTCACCGGGCGCACCGTCGGCGGCCTGGCGCTGTATGGGGAGGAGAACCTGCTGGAGCGCGAGCAGGCCTTGCGCCTGTGGACGCAGGGCAGCGCATGGTTCTCCGGCGATGAAGCGGTGAAGGGCACCTTGAGGGAAGGCCAGTTGGCCGATTTCATCCTGCTCTCGGCCGATTTCTTCCGCGTCGAAGATGCCCGCATCGCCGACATCACCAGCGTGCTTACCGTGGTCGGTGGCCGCATCGTGCATGCCGGCGAAGACTATGCCGGACTGGCGCCGCAGCTGCCGCCGGCGATGCCGGACTGGTCGCCGGTCAACCGGTTCGGGGGGTATCACGTGGGCGGCGCGTCCACCGGCCTGGCGATGGCGCATCACCATCACCATGGTGCGGCCTGCAGGACCCACGGTGCACACGACCATGCCGCGCGCCACGCAGCACCCAGCAATGATCTGACCGCATTCTGGGGTGCGATGGGATGCTCGTGCTTCGCATTCTGA
- a CDS encoding DoxX family protein has product MDPGLDLALLILRVAAGGFLLPHALGKLFGWFGGPGLGGFAGELRGFGLPSAAPLPLLLAGLQVLSGMAVLLGWQTRIAALAAAAFIGFTVLLAVPKGWFWMRAGAEYPLMWTLVLLAIALAGPGAWALDSPVFPGDIA; this is encoded by the coding sequence ATGGATCCGGGGCTCGACCTGGCGCTGCTGATCCTGCGCGTGGCGGCGGGCGGCTTCCTGCTGCCCCACGCGCTGGGCAAGCTGTTCGGCTGGTTCGGTGGCCCTGGCCTGGGCGGCTTTGCGGGCGAACTGCGTGGCTTCGGCCTGCCGTCGGCCGCGCCTCTGCCATTGCTGCTGGCCGGGCTGCAGGTGCTGTCCGGAATGGCCGTACTGCTGGGCTGGCAGACACGCATCGCTGCGCTGGCCGCAGCGGCGTTCATCGGCTTCACCGTGCTGCTGGCCGTGCCCAAGGGCTGGTTCTGGATGCGCGCCGGCGCCGAGTACCCCCTGATGTGGACCCTCGTCCTGCTGGCCATCGCGCTGGCCGGGCCGGGAGCCTGGGCGCTGGACAGCCCCGTATTTCCCGGAGACATCGCATGA
- a CDS encoding hydrolase: MSLATAIPAKGLLSPTDHALVLIDFQSQMAFATHTIDISALRNNVALISKGAQGFNVPVVLTTVAETSFSGPMFPELPVIFPGQKVFDRTSMNTWEDQPVIDEINRIGRRRLVMAGLWTSVCIVGPALSALEQGFQVYVITDACGDVSVEAHERAIARMVQAGAVPMTSVQYLLELQRDWARGETYGLTTGIARDHAGGYGIGIQYAKTMFGAQEGGH; the protein is encoded by the coding sequence ATGAGCCTCGCTACCGCAATTCCTGCCAAAGGCCTGCTATCGCCCACCGATCACGCACTGGTCCTGATCGATTTCCAGTCGCAGATGGCATTTGCAACCCACACGATCGACATCTCGGCGCTGCGCAACAACGTCGCGCTGATCAGCAAGGGCGCGCAGGGTTTCAATGTGCCTGTGGTGCTGACCACGGTCGCGGAGACCTCGTTCTCCGGCCCGATGTTTCCGGAGCTGCCGGTGATCTTCCCCGGGCAGAAGGTGTTCGATCGCACCTCGATGAACACCTGGGAAGACCAGCCGGTGATCGATGAGATCAATCGCATCGGCAGGCGTCGCCTGGTGATGGCCGGGCTGTGGACCAGCGTGTGCATCGTGGGGCCTGCGCTGTCAGCGCTGGAGCAGGGTTTCCAGGTGTACGTGATCACCGACGCCTGCGGCGATGTCAGCGTGGAAGCACATGAGCGGGCGATCGCCCGCATGGTGCAGGCCGGTGCGGTGCCGATGACCAGCGTGCAGTACCTGCTGGAGCTGCAGCGCGACTGGGCGCGCGGCGAGACCTATGGCCTGACCACCGGAATCGCCCGTGATCATGCGGGCGGTTACGGCATCGGCATCCAGTACGCCAAGACCATGTTCGGCGCCCAGGAAGGCGGGCACTGA
- a CDS encoding helix-turn-helix transcriptional regulator has protein sequence MATVSRPVPTVAALPPRQAAALQRALHYIDEHLSQPMRVTELADAACVSRFHLVRLFRTGTGASPLRYVRRRRIERARQLLPVVQLPMSCLAQQLGFFDQSHFVRSFRAETGCSPGQYLAGDAALSLPPALVRNGVHP, from the coding sequence ATGGCTACCGTATCCCGCCCTGTTCCGACCGTCGCGGCGTTGCCGCCCCGGCAGGCTGCCGCTCTGCAGCGTGCGCTGCATTACATCGATGAACACCTGTCACAGCCGATGCGGGTCACCGAGCTGGCTGACGCGGCCTGCGTGAGCCGCTTCCATCTGGTGCGGCTGTTCCGCACCGGAACCGGCGCGAGCCCACTGCGCTACGTGCGCCGCCGCCGTATCGAGCGTGCCCGTCAGCTACTGCCCGTCGTGCAACTGCCGATGTCCTGCCTGGCGCAGCAGCTGGGCTTCTTCGACCAGAGCCATTTCGTCCGCAGCTTCCGCGCGGAGACCGGCTGCAGCCCCGGCCAGTACCTGGCTGGAGATGCAGCCCTGTCCCTTCCCCCTGCCCTTGTTCGCAACGGAGTCCATCCATGA